Proteins co-encoded in one Kribbella solani genomic window:
- a CDS encoding ABC transporter substrate-binding protein, translating to MKLTAALTGLVLLSGLTACSGGAGDTRAANTQPLTVAAYSQPTLQPNFNPFSVNALRGTIGLIYEQLFDFNTAHTGEFMPSLVTKYTWGTGGKAIDLALDNRAKWADGSALTADDVIFTFGYLKQHELLALPVDKVTRTADGVHVTFTKPAYAAIQDLGRTVIVPKKIWAGKDPDTDTNVQPMGSGPYSLGQVTGQQATFKARADYWKQQVPVPQITYVTTSSTNLLTQQLVRHEIDLAYAGIPDVKNQFVQRSPAQNHLWPIYASMKPLMLNLKRKPFDNVHVRKGIALAIDRQAVTDAYNPGVYQPVGPTGLYQGTWSSWIAPADRDPVKPDQAAALAELAQAGYKQQGGKLIGADGKQLKLRILTVSSFADGMAYTQELAGQLAALGIDAAVNGVPSAAYTGDEDKRDFDAIYGDAFTFGTNPYTFYNKMLSKKSKTNVVGWDDPATESALGALAQAAPDAQLAASKPLQQIMLTQLPVIPVAVKGTPYMYNTEHWTGWPSADDPYTTPDPGAISGVFAAKLFLSLKPA from the coding sequence GTGAAACTGACAGCTGCCCTGACCGGTCTGGTGCTGCTGTCCGGGTTGACGGCCTGTTCGGGTGGCGCCGGCGACACCCGCGCCGCGAACACCCAGCCGCTGACGGTCGCCGCGTACTCGCAGCCGACCCTGCAACCGAACTTCAACCCGTTCTCGGTGAACGCGCTCCGCGGCACCATCGGCCTGATCTACGAGCAGCTGTTCGACTTCAACACCGCGCACACCGGCGAGTTCATGCCGAGCCTGGTGACGAAATACACCTGGGGAACGGGCGGCAAGGCGATCGATCTTGCTCTGGACAACCGGGCGAAATGGGCCGACGGAAGCGCGCTGACCGCTGACGACGTGATCTTCACGTTCGGCTACCTGAAGCAGCACGAGCTGCTCGCGCTACCGGTGGACAAGGTCACCAGGACCGCCGACGGCGTACACGTCACCTTCACCAAACCGGCGTACGCGGCGATCCAGGACCTTGGCCGGACGGTGATCGTGCCGAAGAAGATCTGGGCCGGCAAGGACCCCGACACCGACACGAACGTGCAGCCGATGGGCAGCGGGCCGTACTCACTCGGGCAGGTCACCGGTCAGCAGGCGACGTTCAAGGCGCGCGCGGACTACTGGAAGCAGCAGGTCCCGGTCCCGCAGATCACGTACGTCACCACCAGCAGTACGAACCTGCTGACCCAGCAGCTGGTCCGGCACGAGATCGATCTCGCGTACGCGGGAATCCCGGATGTGAAGAACCAGTTCGTGCAGCGGAGCCCGGCGCAGAACCATCTCTGGCCGATCTACGCCAGCATGAAGCCGTTGATGCTGAACCTGAAGCGCAAGCCGTTCGACAACGTGCATGTCCGCAAGGGCATCGCGCTGGCGATCGACCGGCAGGCGGTCACGGACGCCTACAACCCAGGTGTGTACCAGCCGGTTGGCCCGACCGGTTTGTACCAGGGGACGTGGTCGTCGTGGATCGCGCCGGCCGATCGTGATCCGGTGAAGCCGGACCAGGCGGCCGCGCTGGCCGAGCTGGCGCAGGCCGGGTACAAACAACAGGGCGGCAAGCTGATCGGTGCCGACGGCAAGCAGTTGAAGCTTCGGATCCTGACCGTCAGCTCGTTCGCGGACGGGATGGCGTACACGCAGGAGCTGGCCGGTCAGCTCGCCGCGCTCGGCATCGACGCGGCGGTGAACGGCGTACCGTCGGCCGCGTACACCGGGGACGAGGACAAGCGGGACTTCGACGCGATCTACGGCGATGCCTTCACCTTCGGCACGAACCCGTACACGTTCTACAACAAGATGCTGTCGAAGAAGTCGAAGACGAACGTGGTCGGTTGGGACGACCCGGCGACCGAGTCCGCGCTCGGCGCTCTCGCCCAGGCCGCGCCGGACGCTCAGCTCGCCGCGTCCAAGCCGTTGCAGCAGATCATGCTGACCCAGCTGCCGGTGATTCCGGTGGCGGTGAAGGGCACGCCGTACATGTACAACACCGAGCACTGGACCGGTTGGCCGAGCGCCGACGACCCGTACACGACGCCGGACCCCGGTGCGATCAGCGGTGTCTTCGCGGCCAAGCTGTTCCTGTCCCTCAAGCCGGCATGA
- a CDS encoding ABC transporter permease, giving the protein MRRLRGAPFVQRIGFYLIAAWSAVTINFVLPRLMPGDPASAILFKMSELGPVSEQQEELVHRLFGGARGQSWWHEYVSYLNGIIHVDFGRSISFYPATVSSVVKSGFLWTLLLVGSATVIAFVIGTSLGVVAGWRPGRAVDSVGSLVSIFLHSVPYFWVALILAYVFSFTLGWFPLSGGADLGLVPGFTPEFLNSAVRHAMLPAATIVLTSVSGWMIHMRNMMASVVNEDYVLLAQAKGLPGHRVVFSYAARNAVLPSISGFAVSIGMVVGGSLLTEMVFNYPGLGSLLNQAIVNVDYPLMQGLFLIISLTVLAANFVVDSLYVLIDPRTREAS; this is encoded by the coding sequence ATGAGACGTCTCCGGGGCGCGCCGTTCGTACAGCGGATCGGGTTCTACCTGATCGCCGCCTGGTCCGCCGTCACGATCAACTTCGTCCTGCCACGGTTGATGCCGGGCGATCCGGCGTCGGCGATCCTGTTCAAGATGTCCGAGCTCGGGCCGGTGTCCGAGCAGCAGGAGGAGCTGGTGCACCGGCTGTTCGGCGGTGCTCGCGGGCAGTCCTGGTGGCACGAGTACGTGAGTTATCTGAACGGCATCATCCACGTGGACTTCGGGCGGTCGATCTCGTTCTACCCGGCGACGGTCTCGTCGGTGGTGAAGTCCGGGTTCCTGTGGACGTTGCTGCTGGTCGGCAGCGCGACCGTGATCGCGTTCGTGATCGGTACCAGCCTGGGCGTCGTGGCCGGCTGGCGGCCGGGCCGAGCGGTCGACTCGGTCGGCAGCCTGGTGTCGATCTTCCTGCATTCGGTGCCGTACTTCTGGGTGGCGCTGATCCTGGCGTACGTGTTCTCGTTCACACTCGGCTGGTTCCCGCTTTCCGGTGGCGCCGATCTCGGTCTGGTCCCCGGATTCACGCCGGAGTTCCTGAACAGCGCGGTCCGGCACGCGATGTTGCCGGCCGCAACGATCGTGCTGACGTCGGTGAGCGGGTGGATGATCCACATGCGCAACATGATGGCGTCGGTGGTGAACGAGGACTACGTCCTGCTCGCGCAGGCGAAGGGTCTGCCCGGGCATCGGGTCGTGTTCTCGTACGCGGCGCGGAACGCCGTCCTGCCCAGCATCAGCGGGTTCGCGGTCTCGATCGGGATGGTGGTCGGCGGGTCGCTGCTGACCGAGATGGTGTTCAACTATCCCGGTCTCGGCAGCCTGCTGAACCAGGCGATCGTGAACGTGGACTACCCGTTGATGCAGGGCCTGTTCCTGATCATCTCGCTGACCGTACTGGCGGCGAACTTCGTGGTCGACTCGCTCTACGTGCTGATCGACCCGCGGACCCGGGAGGCGTCGTGA
- a CDS encoding ABC transporter permease, which produces MIRRLWAGGDRKVTVGLTVLVLMLLVALVGPVVVGSLLGQSPTKLHAGPPLAGPSGEHWLGTTSSGVDVFAQFITGTRVSVFVGLVGGTISTFLAVVFGLVSGYHTGKVGAALTGFVNIFLVIPGLPLLLLIASYTRGRGGWAAVALIIGLTSWAGGARVKRAQTLSLRNRDFVAAARYSGDKQSRVLFMEVVPHLAPVIASTFLFAVVGSIAAEAGLDFIGAGNTNTVSWGTMLYWAQSQGALQSGAWWWFLPPGLGIALVGTAAGLVNFGIDELSDPRRRTLRTGGRPKRGPKRRKVNRTEVAA; this is translated from the coding sequence GTGATCAGACGACTTTGGGCGGGCGGCGACCGGAAGGTGACGGTCGGGCTGACGGTCCTGGTACTGATGCTACTTGTCGCACTGGTCGGACCAGTGGTCGTAGGTTCCTTGCTCGGCCAGTCGCCCACCAAGCTGCACGCCGGCCCGCCGCTGGCCGGGCCGTCCGGGGAGCACTGGCTCGGTACGACCTCGTCCGGAGTGGACGTGTTCGCGCAGTTCATCACCGGTACGCGGGTGTCGGTCTTCGTCGGACTGGTCGGCGGGACGATCTCGACCTTCCTCGCGGTCGTGTTCGGGCTGGTCAGCGGCTATCACACCGGAAAAGTGGGCGCTGCGCTGACCGGGTTCGTGAACATCTTTCTGGTCATCCCGGGACTTCCGCTGCTGCTCCTGATCGCGAGCTACACCCGAGGTCGGGGCGGCTGGGCGGCGGTCGCGTTGATCATCGGTCTGACCAGTTGGGCCGGCGGCGCGCGGGTCAAGCGGGCGCAGACGTTGTCGCTGCGCAACCGTGACTTCGTGGCGGCCGCGCGGTACAGCGGGGACAAGCAGTCGCGGGTGCTGTTCATGGAGGTCGTACCGCACCTCGCGCCGGTGATCGCGTCGACGTTCCTGTTCGCGGTGGTCGGCTCGATCGCGGCGGAGGCCGGGCTGGACTTCATCGGCGCCGGCAACACGAACACGGTCAGCTGGGGCACGATGCTCTACTGGGCGCAGTCGCAGGGCGCGTTGCAGAGCGGCGCCTGGTGGTGGTTCCTGCCGCCGGGCCTCGGCATCGCCCTGGTCGGTACGGCGGCCGGGTTGGTGAACTTCGGCATCGACGAGCTGTCCGACCCGCGGCGCCGTACGCTCCGCACCGGCGGACGCCCGAAACGAGGCCCGAAACGGCGGAAGGTCAATCGTACGGAGGTGGCGGCATGA
- a CDS encoding ABC transporter ATP-binding protein, with translation MTLLEVRDLIVEYGTDQPVRAVDQVSFDVGRGEIFGVLGESGSGKTTLMTAITRLQRPPARIAGGTVTYRPPEGEPVELVGCTPRRLRELRWERVAVVFQSAMSSLNPVMRVGTQFADAIRAHRAVKRSEAWDRAAELLELVGIPRDRVRGYPHELSGGMRQRAAIALSLACRPDLVVMDEPTTAVDVVMQRQILDNLKELQATFGFSVLFVTHDLSLLVELADRIMVMYAGRAVEIASAENIYRDPKHPYTQGLRDSFPSLHGPRRELRGIGGTPPDLRRLPTGCAFEPRCPHRVDDCRESLPLLIERDRTQAACLLLDRQEVAR, from the coding sequence ATGACGTTGCTCGAAGTACGTGACCTGATCGTCGAGTACGGCACGGATCAGCCCGTACGCGCGGTCGACCAGGTGTCGTTCGACGTCGGACGCGGCGAGATCTTCGGCGTACTCGGCGAGAGTGGCAGCGGGAAGACCACGTTGATGACCGCGATCACCCGCCTGCAGCGACCACCGGCCCGGATCGCCGGCGGTACGGTGACGTACCGCCCGCCGGAAGGCGAGCCGGTCGAGCTCGTCGGCTGTACGCCGCGCCGGCTGCGGGAGCTGCGCTGGGAGCGGGTCGCGGTGGTGTTCCAGAGCGCGATGAGCTCGCTGAACCCGGTGATGCGGGTCGGTACGCAGTTCGCGGACGCGATCCGCGCGCACCGGGCGGTGAAACGATCCGAGGCGTGGGACCGGGCGGCGGAGTTGCTCGAACTCGTCGGCATTCCGCGCGACCGCGTACGCGGCTATCCGCACGAACTGTCCGGCGGAATGCGCCAGCGGGCGGCGATCGCGCTGTCGCTGGCCTGCCGGCCGGACCTGGTGGTGATGGACGAGCCGACGACCGCGGTCGATGTGGTGATGCAGCGCCAGATTCTCGACAATCTGAAGGAACTGCAGGCAACCTTCGGCTTCTCGGTCCTGTTCGTCACGCACGACCTGTCCCTGCTGGTCGAGCTGGCTGACCGGATCATGGTGATGTACGCCGGTCGCGCGGTCGAGATCGCGTCCGCCGAGAACATCTACCGTGATCCGAAACACCCGTACACACAGGGATTGCGGGACTCGTTCCCGTCATTGCACGGCCCACGGCGGGAGTTGCGCGGGATCGGCGGTACGCCGCCGGATCTGCGCCGGTTGCCGACCGGTTGCGCGTTCGAACCTCGGTGCCCACATCGCGTCGACGACTGCCGGGAGTCCTTGCCGTTGCTGATCGAACGCGACCGCACGCAGGCAGCGTGCCTGCTGCTCGACCGTCAGGAGGTGGCTCGATGA
- a CDS encoding ABC transporter ATP-binding protein: MTVLLEAVEVTKRMALHGRQHGQWFTAVDSASMTLESGKVVALVGESGSGKSTLARILTLGDEPSGGTIRLAGKDVSYKRRTDRQAHFGQVQLIMQDPFASLNQLHRVRYILSRPLRNFGTADGDLTAKVIELLERVNLTPGEQYIDKYSHELSGGQRQRVAIARALAADPVVLIGDEPVSMLDVSIRLDVLRLFADLCARDGLAMLYITHDIASARYFADEINVIYAARMVEGGPAEEVTQRPRHPYTQLLLESSPDPDRGSPRRTLPMADASNESADREQELAGCPFAARCPHAMPICAEKPPPTTTFADGHWSRCWLHEE; the protein is encoded by the coding sequence ATGACCGTATTGCTGGAAGCCGTCGAGGTCACCAAGCGGATGGCGCTGCACGGGCGTCAGCACGGCCAATGGTTCACCGCGGTCGACTCCGCGTCGATGACGCTCGAGTCCGGCAAGGTGGTCGCGCTGGTCGGCGAGAGCGGTTCGGGGAAGAGCACGCTGGCGCGGATCCTGACCCTCGGCGACGAGCCGTCCGGCGGAACGATCCGGTTGGCCGGGAAGGACGTCAGCTACAAGCGGCGTACGGACCGCCAGGCGCACTTCGGGCAAGTGCAGTTGATCATGCAGGACCCCTTCGCGTCGCTGAACCAGTTGCATCGGGTCCGGTACATCCTCAGCCGTCCGTTGCGGAACTTCGGCACTGCTGACGGTGACTTGACCGCCAAGGTCATCGAACTGCTCGAACGGGTGAATCTGACACCGGGGGAGCAGTACATCGACAAGTACTCGCACGAGCTGTCTGGTGGCCAACGGCAACGAGTAGCGATCGCACGGGCGCTGGCGGCGGACCCGGTGGTACTGATCGGCGACGAGCCGGTGTCGATGCTGGACGTGTCGATCCGGCTCGACGTACTGCGCCTGTTCGCGGACCTGTGCGCGCGGGACGGTCTGGCGATGCTGTACATCACTCACGACATCGCCAGTGCACGGTACTTCGCGGATGAGATCAACGTGATCTACGCGGCTCGCATGGTCGAGGGCGGTCCGGCCGAGGAGGTGACGCAGCGGCCGCGCCATCCGTACACCCAGCTGCTGCTCGAGTCGTCGCCGGACCCGGATCGCGGCAGTCCCCGGCGTACGCTGCCAATGGCCGATGCCTCGAACGAGTCGGCCGACCGGGAGCAGGAGCTGGCCGGCTGCCCGTTCGCGGCCCGCTGCCCACATGCGATGCCGATCTGCGCCGAGAAACCACCACCAACCACCACGTTCGCCGACGGTCACTGGTCGCGCTGCTGGTTACACGAGGAGTAG
- a CDS encoding PASTA domain-containing protein, with protein sequence MTRASIVIILTTAPLLLLSACGTATPTTQPTATATATVTATATVTAPQSTTTQPSAVPPSAARPSVQAGVVPNVVGLNHQLAQDTMQAAGFYYLTEQDATGQGRLLINDRNWVVVSQSPAGGTKAAADTKIVLRSKKIGE encoded by the coding sequence GTGACCCGGGCATCGATCGTCATCATCCTCACCACGGCCCCGCTGCTGTTGCTGTCCGCCTGCGGCACAGCCACCCCCACCACCCAGCCAACAGCAACAGCAACAGCAACGGTCACCGCAACCGCGACGGTTACCGCGCCTCAGAGCACCACCACCCAGCCGTCGGCTGTCCCACCGTCAGCTGCGCGTCCCTCCGTGCAGGCGGGCGTCGTACCGAATGTGGTCGGGCTGAACCACCAGCTGGCCCAGGACACCATGCAAGCGGCCGGCTTCTACTACCTGACCGAACAGGACGCCACCGGCCAGGGCCGCCTGCTGATCAACGACCGCAACTGGGTAGTCGTCTCCCAATCACCCGCCGGCGGCACCAAAGCAGCCGCCGACACGAAAATTGTCCTGCGCTCCAAGAAGATCGGCGAGTAG